One Aminivibrio sp. DNA window includes the following coding sequences:
- a CDS encoding uracil-DNA glycosylase, which yields MTLMFHESFEELRRRTSVCTECPLSERRSRVVFGEGPETAEVMLVGEAPGATEDETGRPFSGRSGKLLTSILEGEGLSREKIFVTNMVKCRPPKNRLPAKEELAACRPFLAAQVARLRPRILLSVGNVPTRAFLSTREGITTLRGRFHACLWEGIPLTVRPLFHPSYLLRNRSFAEGTPGHKTVQDIRDILRFLGESIP from the coding sequence ATGACGCTGATGTTTCATGAATCCTTCGAAGAACTGCGGCGGAGAACCTCCGTCTGCACGGAATGCCCCCTCTCGGAACGGCGTTCCAGGGTCGTTTTCGGCGAAGGCCCGGAAACGGCGGAGGTGATGCTCGTGGGCGAAGCTCCGGGCGCCACGGAGGACGAAACGGGACGACCCTTCTCCGGCCGGTCGGGAAAACTCCTTACCTCCATCCTGGAGGGCGAGGGGCTGTCCCGGGAGAAAATTTTCGTCACCAACATGGTGAAATGCCGTCCTCCCAAAAACCGTCTTCCGGCGAAGGAAGAGCTGGCGGCCTGCAGGCCCTTCCTGGCGGCCCAAGTGGCCCGGCTCCGCCCCAGGATTCTCCTTTCCGTGGGCAATGTTCCGACGCGGGCGTTCCTCTCAACCAGAGAGGGAATCACCACCCTCCGGGGCAGGTTCCACGCCTGCTTGTGGGAGGGGATTCCCCTGACGGTGCGACCTCTCTTTCATCCAAGTTATCTCCTGAGAAACCGGAGCTTTGCGGAGGGAACGCCGGGCCACAAAACGGTGCAGGATATCCGGGATATTCTCCGCTTTCTCGGGGAATCTATCCCCTGA